One Punica granatum isolate Tunisia-2019 chromosome 3, ASM765513v2, whole genome shotgun sequence genomic window carries:
- the LOC116201372 gene encoding major latex allergen Hev b 5, whose translation MGGCATKPKVSKGADAGEPPVPAPEPVKDQEVAAVTASEAKAVESTVTLPETVEKKDEAAAVAAEVLELTEGVKEIVVDDDKVDDQASKRRSLSLLFNKENEEKKSPTESEEPSSEPTKPEEPSAIVTSVKESDAESEPVETEKSVTHIEPKEVPAPAAVEEAQEKAEQEKDTEVAEVVATEPSNTLEKKAEAEKATLDEKENKA comes from the exons ATGGGCGGCTGTGCGACGAAGCCGAAGGTGTCGAAGGGCGCCGATGCCGGCGAGCCACCGGTTCCGGCGCCGGAGCCCGTTAAGGATCAGGAGGTTGCTGCTGTCACGGCTTCAGAGGCGAAGGCCGTGGAGTCCACTGTCACTTTGCCAGAGACGGTCGAGAAGAAGGACGAGGCGGCGGCAGTGGCGGCTGAGGTATTGGAGCTCACTGAAGGAGTTAAGGAGATCGTGGTGGACGACGATAAGGTCGACGACCAAGCAAGCAAGCGCCGGTCCCTGAGTCTCCTGTTCAACAAGGAG aatgaagaaaagaagTCCCCCACAGAGAGCGAAGAGCCATCCTCGGAGCCGACAAAACCTGAAGAGCCCTCAGCAATTGTAACCTCGGTGAAGGAATCTGACGCCGAGAGCGAGCCAGTTGAAACTGAAAAGTCTGTGACGCACATTGAACCCAAAGAAGTACCTGCTCCAGCTGCCGTAGAGGAGGCTCAAGAGAAGGCAGAACAAGAGAAAGATACTGAAGTTGCAGAAGTGGTAGCAACTGAACCTAGCAATACACTAGAGAAGAAAGCCGAGGCGGAAAAGGCTACTCTGGATGAAAAGGAGAACAAAGCATAG